In Nematostella vectensis chromosome 3, jaNemVect1.1, whole genome shotgun sequence, the genomic window GAAAACTAGATAGTGGCATAGCTTCTTATTTGGGATGTCCCTATATCAAATTCACCTGTTGTTTCCTAATGCaacagtgccccaccccctgctacagtCCTGAAATATGGCGCAGCCTAAGTAATTTGGCAATAAACTGCAATTTTCCATTCGCCTTTGTTGCACTTGCAacgtttttgaaataggtgtgtgTACACCACACAATAAACAGAATTCCTACCAAACATTTCGAACTTTCTGTTTATGTTATACTTAAATGCTTGAAAACCTGTCACATATACTGCCTAGTATTCTTTGGAAAACACCCTCGCAACACTTTACAAGCTGCAAATGATACCCCTTTGCACGTCTTTGCTTTGTAACAAAGCCAAATACAAGTACGTCTGAGTAACTCTGCttgcaaatataaaataatttgCCATTGTGAATACTGGTTGCAGGAGGGGGCAGAAGAGGGAGTTGCAAAGATGGTACTGGGGAACAAGACGGACCTTGCAGAGGACGAGGAGAGCAGAGTAGTCAAGACAATTGATGGGAAGAACTTGGCAAATGTGAGCATCACCCGCAATTAAGTAATCATCAGCATAGATGGAAATAATTTGGCAAATGTAAGCAAGACCCGCAATTAAGTAATCAACAGCATAGATGGAAAGAACTTGTCAAATGTAAGCAACACCCGCAATTAATTAATCAAAAGCATAGATGGAAATAATTTGGCGAATGTAGGCACAAACCCGATTGCGTAGTCGAGACCATAGATGGAAAGATTTTAAAAATGCAGACACAACCTTAATTGAGTATTTAAATGCATAGATGGGAATAATTTGGCAAATGTAAGCAACACCCCGAATTAAGAAAGCAGACGGAACTTGACAAATGTAAGCGATGCAGCACTTTGAATTATCAGGATACCAGATGAGGAAACTgaggatttttattttttgcgttCCTTTTCCTTTAGATCGATTCTTAGACTTGTTCAGTGTTTCAGAGTCACTCAATGGAAAGTCTGACTActaatattatctattatctACCTAGATCTTTCAAATCCTTTGTTGGGGGCATCTGGGTATGATAATTGCAGAGATGACACTGCTTCAAGTTCTTAGCTATCACTGCTCCAAACATTAGGTTGAACCTCTTTGTTGACGTTTTGTTGCTGATTATCTACAGCAATATGATGCTCTCTACATGGAAACAAGTGCCAAAACAGGCAACAACATTCAAGAGGCAATGTACAAGTTGGCGGAGTGAGTATGACTTACATCTCCCTTCAGTAGACATGAGAGCTGGCAGTCAACTAAATAGAAATTGAAATGATTTTGAGAATTGGCATACAGTGTAAACCTGATTTGATGGAAAtttccccccttccctttacAGCCCTTCCAAGAATTCAGAGGGATTCGGGGTTGGGGAGGAAGGGTGGGGCTCAATTGCTGATTTGAATAATTCATTATTTAATTTCCTCTATTCCTAATGTTGGATGTTTTTCGATTAATGGGTTTGAATGTGTTTTAGAGTTTTACAAGCTCGTGAAGATCAAATGATGCAAAGTGTTCTGACCCTTGCCAATACTtccaagaagaagaagaaatgcTGCAAATCGTAGTCAGGTTATAAAAGGATTCCTGGAACCTAAGCATTTTTAGTAAAATGTCCACTATTAGAATGTTGAGATACCATGGAATGTAGATTATATAACTAATATAAATTCAAGCAATACTTTTGCAGTTTTCTACTGTGAGATATTTATTTCTATCTTTTACTTGTCTAAAGTCCAggagacaaaaaaaactgtaCTATGTGCAGCAAAATAATTGATGCTCTAAAATGTTATAAAGCTTTTAATtgagtatttatttattgttggGTACAATAATTAAGATAATTAACAATAGGATCTGTTGTAGATACCGAATAGGGATCCTAAGTCTTTTTACTTTCCCTGAAAGCTTTTCatatttccaatttttaatCACATTATGCTGTAGGgttaaaaataatacaatggAATACTGGTTGATAGGTAATCATGCCTTACTAATTATTAGACATTTGAAAAACCTTACTCTAACCAGAGTAAACAAGATTTActtaataaagaaataagatAAGTAACATACAAGTGTTGTTATGAAAATATCATAATGGTGTGAAAGATCATAAAACTGTACAGCAAATAACACACTTTTGAAATTAGTGGGGTCAATTTTTCTAGCTACCTTTCATCAATTAGCCTCCTTACCCTTGATAGTATACATCAACAGCAACTCATGtatgtttataaaaaaaaatgtctagaataaaatatttattaaagTGGACCTCATTGAAAAATCTTTTGTCTTGTATCTTTTGTATTATGTTGAGTTATGCATCGATTTTATGGATCGATTGTGTAGCACACATATTTTCACATATTTCCATGGCCACATAGACACTTTATGTACAGTATGTGTATAGATCGTTTTCATGATGTCGTGCACGCATCTAAAATGCTACAGACTTGGGGGCCACAGCTGATCTAAAATGGAGTTCGAAGTGGAGTTTACAGGCGAAGCTATTGAAATTGCTGCCAGAGTGCTATAGTCAAATTAGAGCCAGAGTCAAATCCCCCTTTGTCTGTATATTGGATTACCTGTTGCCCGCCAGTCTGTGACATTTTAGACGCACACGCAACATTGTGAAAACAGTCTATTGGTAAAGAGAATAGGAGTTTCTTAATTACTTCGATTAGAAATTTAAGTAAATAATATATACTCGTACATTTATTCATAAGTACTTATTTTTGATAAATAAGAGTCATACATCACCTTTGTTCCTGACCCTCTTCTACTACGAAAAAGTCTTTTGGTACTTTATTGTACTATATACTCTTGTTCATTTTCTGACACATATACTATAAATTTTACCTGTATTGGTACTGTATTGTATGCTTAAGTACCTTCTTTATGCAGTTATATCTTGCTTGTGATGTACAGTATTGTGTCTTGATACATTGAATTTACCTAGTTCTTGTCTGCCATGGTATTCTAGGTGTGTACTTATTTGCTTACTTTGTTGATCTACTGTACCATTGGTATATTTTTTCATCTAACGATACTGTACTATGTTTGACTACCTTAGTTGCACAAAAATCTCTTGCATTTCATGTACTGTCTCTTGGTACTTTGTTGGTCTGCTCAAATACTGATGACAAACCGTCCTCTGTTGACTGCCTTTTTAGCCCTTTGTGTCCATTTATAACAACTGAAGCTGTATTCTCATCATCCGAGCTTTCTGACTCACTTTCACTTCCGGATGATTCCTCCTCTTGATTGGATGTCTCAGTTGTTTCCTGGTGAAAAAATATGGTACATAGTATCTGTAGCTAAAGCCTGgctaatatatatatagtatacaGCAAGGCCTAGTTTATATGTGATGCCTTTCgggggggtatttttttttgttacatatggctttctggcagcccaaagtggggggggaggggggggggttaaacccccacCACATAGATCCCCTAATGCTCAAAGTTAAATGTACAAAATAGCCCAATGTTTAATAGCCTGCAAAAGCAGACACCTCTTGCCGCTTATGACTTGTGGCAAGAGTCACTTCCAGTGAGTCTAACCATGCACAGTCTAGGAGTATCTATTATAGCATTATATTGAATTTGATAAGAAAATTTGCAATCACATAAAGACACTTAAAAACATTGGCTACCTCTGTTACCTCAGCCAACCCAGATGGCAAATGGAATATtaaaattttaatttccaaAACAATTATAACCAATTTTTTCCCTTTCTACCTAAAGGGATACCACATTTAAAATTTATTGACTGGGACCTAGAAAACCGGTATGTTTTGTGGACCCTTGCCTATGTTTCCCTTGGTTCCTTTTTGGGAAACATTGGTGGTCGCAGTTCCACCTCTGGAAACATCAGTGGTCTCAGGTCCACAAAACATTCTGGTTTCCCAAGGTCCCAGTCAATAAGTGCTTCATTATCATACCAAGTGTCAAAAGAGaacaatacaaaaatataGGTCTTTACAATTTATTGAAATGGCCATGTAaaaagcaaagatttggtcaAGTGTGGACTTGTTGAGAGTTTGTAAGTCACATTTATAACCTTTCTCTAAACAGAACTCACATAATTCTTTTACAGCTTGCTTGGTTATTCCTTATCGATGCAATGTCTTTTTCTATAggtatattttcatcttcccaCGATCAGAAAAGTGAGCCATTCATTTACCAGCTGCTGAAATAGTcactgaataaaaaaaatttcctcGGGAAAGTAGTGTGACATTTTTCTGGTGCCATGCTTTGATGTATTCATGGTCATGTGATTTCCAGTTGTTTATATTTTCTGGTTAACAGGGTAAAACTCCCCTCTCAGTGAAATTTCTTGCCTTTCCAGTGACACCCTATTGACCAATAGGCTAAATGGAAAAATGAACTTTGACACTtggtataaaataaaattagttCTTACATTAGCACACTCTGATTTATTTTCAAGAGATGGATCCATGGCAAACTTCAGAGTCCACTCTTTAGCTTTCTCCAGAAACTGTGCTTTATTGTACTTGAACTCATTTGACTGGAAATGAAAGCAAAgacatataaaaaaagaataaatagtTCTTTTTATATCAGATTAATGTGCAGAAGACACTAAATGggtattaccttattacacttaattttcgcgccgtcaaaatttcgcgattttgaggTGGCAATATTTcacgacactttattttcgcgatttccctattttcgtaaaaaccaGATCACTTAATTTTCACGATTTTGCGAATTTGGGATAATACAATCAAGCAGAACTGAAATGTGCTGTAATcttcaaaactgaaacaatttgtaacaaaaagaagCCTGGGCTAAATTTaatttcataaaaatctataaatacaagtccaactcaaccccttaccgtactatatctacattagatgactaaatagacatGGTGTTCCCATAAAGCTTATTTGACAGCCAATTTtcccccaaaggcttcttttgtactcacttaattttcacgcatcctaattttcaagacatttttatctttgtgaatcttttaaaatagTGAAATTAACCaaattaaagtgacgcgaaaattaagtgtaataaggtacaCATACAATTTCAGCCATAAGGGGGTCATCTGGGTTAGGTTCAGCCATTAGTATGAGAATTGTTGATAGAACAGATGAGATATTCAGGGCAGGCTTCCACATACcctgtaaaacaaaacaaatagcaaAAGGtcaaaaaacttttttacggTGGAGGGGAAAAGTAAATAGCTTGCAAGCTAATGCTTCACTGAGAGGCACTAAGCCTTAGCTCTGATGGGGGTGTTCTACTAGAGGatttaacacctttttttGCTGGCAGCACATATTTGTACAGCAAGTGCACGGGAAAAAATAACCACTCCCAGTCTGTGGGGATAATGAAacactttttcttcttctttgaaTAGCCACGCAGAAGAGCCAGCTTAGAGGGACATTCATTAACCTGTAAACTTCACTTGAGCACATTTTATTGCGCTCAAATTccattgttctcttttgtgttttcctgactattacactttaacctgtgaactacactttagcctattacactttattgcGCTCTAATTccattgttctcttttgtgttttcctGACTATTGCACTTTAACCTGTGAACTGCACTTTAACCTGTTACACTTTACATTGCGCTCTAATTccattgttctcttttgtgttttcctgactattacactttgccTATCACACTTATGAAAATCACTGTAAATGTCAAGTTACAGAGATGAGAGTAAAGCTAAGGCACACCTTTGGAGGCATTTTCAGAGTGTCAAGGCATATCCTTCCACTGCTGTCGATATTGGGGTGGTAGATGGGAGTCACAAATCGCACCTTGGGTGGTTCAAAAGGGTACCTAAACAAAAAAGCAATAATCCAATAATTATTGGCTGCGTAATATGCTAACTGTAAgcttagaatttttttttataataacaatgttttgtttgataaatCCTGTTGCCAGATTTTGTATGGGGGAGGGAAGGTCATTTTCCCATTTACATTATTAGGCTCCGAGCAATGACGTCAAACCCTTGGAGCCCTTGAAAGTAGATTAATGGTAGGAAACTTGTCTCTTGGAAACATTTCTCTAAATCTACTCTAActtaaaattctaaatacctTTCTGGTATTTGAATATCCAGTTTGAAGATGCCTTTGTGATATGGTGTTCCCTCTGCACCTATAAGCTCTAcacggaaaaaaataattgataacTTAAGTAGGTAACTTATGTATGAGACAAAAATTTGACAATAAGGGCGAGGAGCGAACAAACATGGCTTACTCGCTTCGAGTTTGTCGATTCGATTTTCATCTACCGGCCAGCAAGACGCCCCATGAGGCGGGTCTTCTGCTAACAGTCGTAGTTCACGCTTCATTCGAGCATTTCTCTGCATTTTCAAAGTTTAAAGGGGAAAAGGAGTAAATGAACTTTTCCCTTGTAATGGTGTATGATGCTCTTCTTCAAAATCACAAAACCCGCCAAAATTTGAAGGCTGGGAACTACTTTACTAAAGCACAGGCAACCCAACACCTTTTAGCCGAGAATAACAAAAGGACACCATATCATCCTACCAATGTAATAAGGTAAAAATTAGCAAAATTTATTGattttatgataaaaaaactgccGAATATTTTTCTGGGAATTTGTGCAAGGTTTTTAATGATGCTTGAATAGATTATAATACACAGGGTTCCCGAAGGAGATGAGATGAAATGTTGAAATTCGATTCCTACGCCGGCTGTCGGCGTGGTAAACGGCGGTAATATGACTTTCAGTCTTCAATGACCCAAAGGATTTCTTTACTATGTGATCAAAAGAGCTTGTGACTCAGATGGAATATCGTGTCCTGTTTTGAAATGCAGTAACTTAACTTGTCATAACAAgttcttttaaatatttaatgagTGACTTCGGCTTGTTTCGGTCGTCCTCAAAATGGTTGCGAGCAAAAGAAGTAAAACGAAGCGAGTCAACAAAGATAACGAAAATATCACCAAGTCAGTCGACAAGCCAGAGGatttcaaaaacaattcaattCTCTTCAAAGCTTCTATAGTAATTGCATTGATCACTGTTGCATCTATGGGGTTTGTAAGCTTAAATTTACGAACACATCAAGACACAAGGTCAAATGGAAGTCAAGAGCTAACTAATTTGAAGAACGACATTCAAGACGAAGAAAAGCGAGAGGGAAGTGATGATATATGGACTATAGATAGACGACGTAATCTGAGTCTCGAAGAGTTTATCCAAAGATATGATGGAAAACGGTGAGATAGTTGTCATAAGTAAAATTTAAGTTATTGTATCTTTTCCTCTTATGTATCTGGTTGGTGCATATAAGCTCAGTTAAATTCAATTGGGGGGAT contains:
- the LOC5520025 gene encoding ubiquitin-conjugating enzyme E2 T, which translates into the protein MQRNARMKRELRLLAEDPPHGASCWPVDENRIDKLEAKLIGAEGTPYHKGIFKLDIQIPERYPFEPPKVRFVTPIYHPNIDSSGRICLDTLKMPPKGMWKPALNISSVLSTILILMAEPNPDDPLMAEISNEFKYNKAQFLEKAKEWTLKFAMDPSLENKSECANETTETSNQEEESSGSESESESSDDENTASVVINGHKGLKRQSTEDGLSSVFEQTNKVPRDST